The following proteins come from a genomic window of Macaca thibetana thibetana isolate TM-01 chromosome 15, ASM2454274v1, whole genome shotgun sequence:
- the FBXW2 gene encoding F-box/WD repeat-containing protein 2 isoform X1 produces MERKDFETWLDNISVTFLSLTDLQKNETLDHLISLSGAVQLRHLSNNLETLLKRDFLKLLPLELSFYLLKWLDPQTLLTCCLVSKQWNKVISACTEVWQTACKNLGWQIDDSVQDALHWKKVYLKAILRMKQLEDHEAFETSSLIGHSARVYALYYKDGLLCTGSDDLSAKLWDVSTGQCVYGIQTHTCAAVKFDEQKLVTGSFDNTVACWEWSSGARTQHFRGHTGAVFSVDYNDELDVLVSGSADFTVKVWALSAGTCLNTLTGHTEWVTKVVLQKCKVKSLLHSPGDYILLSADKYEIKIWPIGREINCKCLKTLSVSEDRSICLQPRLHFDGKYIVCSSALGLYQWDFASYDILRVIKTPEIANLALLGFGDIFALLFDNRYLYIMDLRTESLISRWPLPEYRKSKRGSSFLAGEASWLNGLDGHNDTGLVFATSMPDHSIHLVLWKEHG; encoded by the exons ATGGAGAGAAAGGACTTTGAGACATGGCTTGATAACATTTCTGttacatttctttctctgacggacttgcagaaaaatgaaactctgGATCACCTGATTAGTCTGAGTGGGGCAGTCCAGCTCAGGCATCTCTCCAATAACCTAGAGACTCTCCTCAAGCGGGACTTCCTCAAACTCCTTCCCCTGGAGCtcagtttttatttgttaaaatggcTCGATCCTCAGACTTTACTCACATGCTGCCTCGTCTCTAAACAGTGGAATAAGGTGATAAGTGCCTGTACAGAGGTGTGGCAGACTGCATGTAAAAATTTGGGCTGGCAGATAGATGATTCTGTTCAGGACGCTTTGCACTGGAAGAAGGTTTATTTGAAGGCTATTTTGAGAATGAAGCAACTGGAGGACCATGAAGCCTTTGAGACCTCATCATTAATTGGACACAGTGCCAGAGTGTATGCACTTTACTACAAAGATGGACTTCTCTGTACAG GGTCAGATGACTTGTCTGCAAAGCTGTGGGATGTGAGCACAGGGCAGTGCGTTTATGGCATCCAGACCCACACTTGTGCAGCGGTGAAGTTTGATGAACAGAAGCTTGTGACAGGCTCCTTTGACAACACTGTGGCTTGCTGGGAATGGAGTTCCGGAGCCAGGACCCAGCACTTTCGGGGGCACACGGGGGCGG TATTTAGCGTGGACTACAATGATGAGCTGGATGTCTTGGTGAGCGGCTCTGCAGACTTCACTGTGAAAGTATGGGCTTTATCTGCTGGGACATGCCTGAACACACTCACCGGGCACACGGAATGGGTCACCAAG GTAGTTTTGCAGAAGTGCAAAGTCAAGTCTCTCTTGCACAGTCCTGGAGACTACATCCTCTTAAGTGCAGACAAATATGAGATTAAG atTTGGCCAATTGGGAGAGAAATCAACTGCAAGTGCTTAAAGACATTGTCTGTCTCTGAGGATAGAAGCATCTGCCTGCAGCCAAGACTGCATTTTGATGGGAAATACATTGTCTGCAGTTCAGCACTTGGTCTCTACCAGTGGGACTTTGCTAGTTATGATATTCTCAG GGTCATCAAGACACCTGAGATAGCAAACTTGGCCTTGCTTGGCTTTGGAGATATCTTTGCCCTGCTGTTTGACAACCGCTACCTGTACATCATGGACTTGCGGACAGAGAGCCTGATTAGTCGCTGGCCTCTGCCAGAGTACAGGAAGTCAAAGAGAGGCTCAAGCTTCCTGGCAGGCGAAGCATCCTGGCTGAATGGATTGGATGGGCACAATGACACGGGCTTGGTCTTTGCCACCAGCATGCCTGACCACAGTATTCACCTGGTGTTGTGGAAGGAGCACGGCTGA
- the FBXW2 gene encoding F-box/WD repeat-containing protein 2 isoform X3, translated as MMKCDEVVYEVQRAVLRHNCGYAVKTGKIFHNLMERKDFETWLDNISVTFLSLTDLQKNETLDHLISLSGAVQLRHLSNNLETLLKRDFLKLLPLELSFYLLKWLDPQTLLTCCLVSKQWNKVISACTEVWQTACKNLGWQIDDSVQDALHWKKVYLKAILRMKQLEDHEAFETSSLIGHSARVYALYYKDGLLCTGSDDLSAKLWDVSTGQCVYGIQTHTCAAVKFDEQKLVTGSFDNTVACWEWSSGARTQHFRGHTGAVFSVDYNDELDVLVSGSADFTVKVWALSAGTCLNTLTGHTEWVTKVVLQKCKVKSLLHSPGDYILLSADKYEIKIWPIGREINCKCLKTLSVSEDRSICLQPRLHFDGKYIVCSSALGLYQWDFASYDILRVIKTPEIANLALLGFGDIFALLFDNRYLYIMDLRTESLISRWPLPEYRKSKRGSSFLAGEASWLNGLDGHNDTGLVFATSMPDHSIHLVLWKEHG; from the exons GTAAAATTTTCCATAACCTTATGGAGAGAAAGGACTTTGAGACATGGCTTGATAACATTTCTGttacatttctttctctgacggacttgcagaaaaatgaaactctgGATCACCTGATTAGTCTGAGTGGGGCAGTCCAGCTCAGGCATCTCTCCAATAACCTAGAGACTCTCCTCAAGCGGGACTTCCTCAAACTCCTTCCCCTGGAGCtcagtttttatttgttaaaatggcTCGATCCTCAGACTTTACTCACATGCTGCCTCGTCTCTAAACAGTGGAATAAGGTGATAAGTGCCTGTACAGAGGTGTGGCAGACTGCATGTAAAAATTTGGGCTGGCAGATAGATGATTCTGTTCAGGACGCTTTGCACTGGAAGAAGGTTTATTTGAAGGCTATTTTGAGAATGAAGCAACTGGAGGACCATGAAGCCTTTGAGACCTCATCATTAATTGGACACAGTGCCAGAGTGTATGCACTTTACTACAAAGATGGACTTCTCTGTACAG GGTCAGATGACTTGTCTGCAAAGCTGTGGGATGTGAGCACAGGGCAGTGCGTTTATGGCATCCAGACCCACACTTGTGCAGCGGTGAAGTTTGATGAACAGAAGCTTGTGACAGGCTCCTTTGACAACACTGTGGCTTGCTGGGAATGGAGTTCCGGAGCCAGGACCCAGCACTTTCGGGGGCACACGGGGGCGG TATTTAGCGTGGACTACAATGATGAGCTGGATGTCTTGGTGAGCGGCTCTGCAGACTTCACTGTGAAAGTATGGGCTTTATCTGCTGGGACATGCCTGAACACACTCACCGGGCACACGGAATGGGTCACCAAG GTAGTTTTGCAGAAGTGCAAAGTCAAGTCTCTCTTGCACAGTCCTGGAGACTACATCCTCTTAAGTGCAGACAAATATGAGATTAAG atTTGGCCAATTGGGAGAGAAATCAACTGCAAGTGCTTAAAGACATTGTCTGTCTCTGAGGATAGAAGCATCTGCCTGCAGCCAAGACTGCATTTTGATGGGAAATACATTGTCTGCAGTTCAGCACTTGGTCTCTACCAGTGGGACTTTGCTAGTTATGATATTCTCAG GGTCATCAAGACACCTGAGATAGCAAACTTGGCCTTGCTTGGCTTTGGAGATATCTTTGCCCTGCTGTTTGACAACCGCTACCTGTACATCATGGACTTGCGGACAGAGAGCCTGATTAGTCGCTGGCCTCTGCCAGAGTACAGGAAGTCAAAGAGAGGCTCAAGCTTCCTGGCAGGCGAAGCATCCTGGCTGAATGGATTGGATGGGCACAATGACACGGGCTTGGTCTTTGCCACCAGCATGCCTGACCACAGTATTCACCTGGTGTTGTGGAAGGAGCACGGCTGA
- the FBXW2 gene encoding F-box/WD repeat-containing protein 2 isoform X2, whose translation MKQLEDHEAFETSSLIGHSARVYALYYKDGLLCTGSDDLSAKLWDVSTGQCVYGIQTHTCAAVKFDEQKLVTGSFDNTVACWEWSSGARTQHFRGHTGAVFSVDYNDELDVLVSGSADFTVKVWALSAGTCLNTLTGHTEWVTKVVLQKCKVKSLLHSPGDYILLSADKYEIKIWPIGREINCKCLKTLSVSEDRSICLQPRLHFDGKYIVCSSALGLYQWDFASYDILRVIKTPEIANLALLGFGDIFALLFDNRYLYIMDLRTESLISRWPLPEYRKSKRGSSFLAGEASWLNGLDGHNDTGLVFATSMPDHSIHLVLWKEHG comes from the exons ATGAAGCAACTGGAGGACCATGAAGCCTTTGAGACCTCATCATTAATTGGACACAGTGCCAGAGTGTATGCACTTTACTACAAAGATGGACTTCTCTGTACAG GGTCAGATGACTTGTCTGCAAAGCTGTGGGATGTGAGCACAGGGCAGTGCGTTTATGGCATCCAGACCCACACTTGTGCAGCGGTGAAGTTTGATGAACAGAAGCTTGTGACAGGCTCCTTTGACAACACTGTGGCTTGCTGGGAATGGAGTTCCGGAGCCAGGACCCAGCACTTTCGGGGGCACACGGGGGCGG TATTTAGCGTGGACTACAATGATGAGCTGGATGTCTTGGTGAGCGGCTCTGCAGACTTCACTGTGAAAGTATGGGCTTTATCTGCTGGGACATGCCTGAACACACTCACCGGGCACACGGAATGGGTCACCAAG GTAGTTTTGCAGAAGTGCAAAGTCAAGTCTCTCTTGCACAGTCCTGGAGACTACATCCTCTTAAGTGCAGACAAATATGAGATTAAG atTTGGCCAATTGGGAGAGAAATCAACTGCAAGTGCTTAAAGACATTGTCTGTCTCTGAGGATAGAAGCATCTGCCTGCAGCCAAGACTGCATTTTGATGGGAAATACATTGTCTGCAGTTCAGCACTTGGTCTCTACCAGTGGGACTTTGCTAGTTATGATATTCTCAG GGTCATCAAGACACCTGAGATAGCAAACTTGGCCTTGCTTGGCTTTGGAGATATCTTTGCCCTGCTGTTTGACAACCGCTACCTGTACATCATGGACTTGCGGACAGAGAGCCTGATTAGTCGCTGGCCTCTGCCAGAGTACAGGAAGTCAAAGAGAGGCTCAAGCTTCCTGGCAGGCGAAGCATCCTGGCTGAATGGATTGGATGGGCACAATGACACGGGCTTGGTCTTTGCCACCAGCATGCCTGACCACAGTATTCACCTGGTGTTGTGGAAGGAGCACGGCTGA